The proteins below are encoded in one region of Penicillium psychrofluorescens genome assembly, chromosome: 4:
- a CDS encoding uncharacterized protein (ID:PFLUO_006543-T1.cds;~source:funannotate) translates to MFSEYASRFLAQSQSRVAARPDELQRTGRGRPNQQGSSRHPSSRSFLPRAGDPYRPGASQVSNFPFASRASVQPVPLFYSATDEFREEDDETEREREIADFYALQRSRRHFGDSNLKDSSELEDDSERSTGLDEGTSLYDDRPGHGKGIKSSWRGEKSVPAAQQSRIEPVEEVAENDIGYRGNSTSRARGNLVDVGLEDSLRADLDEPADDPPIQRFRERTPIREDTFKTTDSPDQDAAFSSSVPRPSSSTNSLPASISPLASESSLHDAFWGQLFLISIAGLFATAFLVYLHTSTPSGDKGKWGDTIYFTLHGSYFLLGIYTLVSIFVSLLWLALLRSYVRLLVYIIVVAVPIILYSFSLYPFISSFKGAWHGASIQDKAMRWGSLVPFLLASVWIYNVVRGRRSLGKAIGILEFACRILAANPELLVLGLGVLVCVVLWTWSWMLMFTRVFLGGHLAGPRSFIIDLSSWWLGVYFVVVYLWSMGVIAGIQRAVTAATVSQWYFHRLASPAPTSRQIVQAAVVHAGTTLFGTVCLSRLLGLLVRLPLLVLPGRLSSLLSLFAYSLIPTPLTFLTNPLALTYAAIHSQPLAASARGLSQMSILSPSAASTSLHPRSYSHASGSTSLISYRLSKLILHAVRFIMSLALGFGGWVTTARGLVTSASGGTIRGSLYAYVVGLIAGTIGWSVLGAVEGVIADIVDATVVCWSSEVGIYGREARYCREAGWLFGDSEPRHARFGDV, encoded by the exons ATGTTCTCGGAAT ACGCTTCGCGATTCCTGGCTCAGTCACAGTCGCGGGTAGCAGCCCGCCCTGATGAGCTCCAGAGGACTGGACGTGGCCGCCCAAACCAGCAAGGTAGCTCGCGTCACCcatcctcgcgctccttcttACCCAGAGCCGGCGATCCCTATCGACCGGGTGCGTCCCAAGTCTCCAACTTCCCGTTTGCTTCACGCGCATCGGTTCAACCGGTCCCTCTTTTCTACAGCGCCACGGATGAGTTTcgggaagaagatgacgagacAGAACGAGAACGGGAGATCGCGGATTTCTATGCCTTGCAACGATCACGGCGGCATTTCGGCGATAGCAATTTGAAGGATTCTTCAGAGTTAGAAGATGACTCAGAACGATCGACGGGACTGGATGAAGGAACCTCATTATACGATGATCGCCCAGGTCATGGAAAAGGCATCAAAAGTTCGTGGCGTGGCGAAAAGAGCGTTCCTGCCGCCCAACAGTCTCGCATCGAGcctgtggaagaggtggcgGAGAACGACATTGGGTATCGCGGGAACTCCACCAGCAGGGCCAGGGGTAATCTGGTTGATGTTGGGCTCGAGGATTCCCTAAGGGCCGACCTTGACGAACCCGCCGACGATCCACCCATTCAACGATTTCGGGAACGCACCCCTATCAGAGAGGATACTTTTAAAACCACCGATTCTCCAGATCAGGATGCAGCATTTTCTTCCAGTGTCCCTCGACCGTCCAGCTCAACAAACTCTCTACCAGCATCGATATCGCCCCTCGCATCGGAATCTTCGCTACATGACGCCTTCTGGGGCCAGCTGTTTTTGATATCCATTGCAGGCTTATTTGCTACTGCATTCCTGGTTTACCTCCATACCTCCACACCGTCTGGAGACAAGGGCAAGTGGGGTGACACCATATACTTTACCCTTCACGGCTCTTACTTCCTTCTCGGAATTTATACTCTCGTATCAATTTTCGTGTCTCTCCTTTGGCTCGCTTTGCTGCGCTCCTACGTGCGACTGCTAGTCTACATCATCGTGGTCGCAGTTCCGATCATATTATACTCGTTCTCCTTGTACCCATTTATCTCGAGCTTCAAAGGAGCATGGCACGGGGCAAGCATCCAAGATAAAGCAATGCGGTGGGGCTCACTTGTGCCGTTTCTGCTGGCCAGCGTATGGATCTACAACGTCGTCAGGGGCCGACGGTCGTTGGGAAAGGCGATAGGTATTCTTGAATTCGCATGCCGGATCCTAGCTGCGAATCCTGAGTTGCTTGTTCTCGGCTTGGGTGTTTTGGTTTGCGTGGTCCTCTGGACGTGGTCCTGGATGCTGATGTTCACCCGCGTGTTCCTAGGCGGGCATCTGGCGGGCCCGCGGTCATTCATTATCGACCTCAGCAGCTGGTGGCTGGGAGTTTACTTCGTGGTGGTTTATCTCTGGTCAATGGGCGTCATCGCAGGGATTCAACGAGCGGTCACAGCCGCAACAGTGAGCCAATGGTACTTCCACCGCTTGGCTAGCCCGGCACCCACCTCGAGGCAGATTGTGCAAGCAGCAGTCGTCCATGCCGGAACAACATTATTTGGTACCGTTTGTCTGTCCCGGCTCCTGGGCCTACTGGTTcggcttcctcttcttgtGCTACCTGGCCGTCTGTCTTCGCTCCTCAGTCTCTTTGCCTATTCCTTGATCCCTACACCCCTCACGTTCCTCACGAATCCTCTTGCTCTCACATATGCAGCAATTCATTCGCAGCCGCTCGCTGCCTCTGCGCGTGGGTTAAGTCAAATGTCCATTCTCTCCCCGTCCGCGGCATCGACGTCCCTGCATCCTCGGTCTTATTCTCACGCTTCTGGATCTACATCACTGATTTCATACCGACTTTCCAAGTTGATTCTGCATGCAGTCCGTTTCATAATGTCCCTGGCTCTCGGATTTGGTGGCTGGGTGACCACTGCTCGGGGCCTAGTCACATCCGCCAGCGGAGGCACCATCCGGGGCAGCCTGTATGCGTATGTGGTTGGTCTCATTGCAGGTACAATCGGCTGGAGTGTTCTGGGTGCTGTAGAGGGAGTTATTGCTGACATTGTCGATGCCACCGTCGTCTGCTGGAGTAGCGAGGTGGGCATCTACGGCCGCGAAGCCCGATACTGCCGCGAGGCCGGATGGCTCTTTGGCGACTCGGAGCCCAGGCATGCAAGATTCGGCGACGTTTAG
- a CDS encoding uncharacterized protein (ID:PFLUO_006544-T1.cds;~source:funannotate) produces MSVNEPPSPFTDDDTNNSQRAPHPPFASELAALDRRLKHLSEQVLPLHPFLLALPTNAPFRLGGRLSENWAIGHDRPFRPEEQQLQYMTFLTHQDADSLLVAVGDWSDETGSIMADRSSAQTTTDNPKDGVARKKISLKDYKNQKTSGTAASPAGQISGDASVADPGEMQPAIHVDVVKHDNPIASHQKPSKPPAHHSADRGSQKRPSETRAGHTQAQRSNNSEVHSPKKPRLSPEKEARRDATPSTSHSPGLPTLLSPTLPPTSGGPKLPRLLSPTLPPDIEKELAQLGDRPPVRDHSPKPEPITSAKPKLDDISKSGGSSSHHTLHRKYPSPHEHSKDNHLLDTKARARVATSKPQRVVKLRYGKSNRKRVEALLKFSGKRKTHSLESPRGQDTDRDDDLQDRKKRKGEDVTSTSARGNISSSRAKGKTKHETDETINALDDHAKERKASTEKPRTPASHPSLSSSVSSAHDKAKSSSITPLKDPKVSVSRRNDPSESGTKVSPTQPDRSNERRVWRDEYQKFGAIGRELKHAADRHSTRQDATATDEKLAAVTAVEAIMCFILAFVADDQSKSLARQVGDSSAWQSILPYWRVVKNKSAPYPALYSLSVLLGAISYDAIHSLDLERLAIIPLPGEHTPVPTPGSDGNTVLSDETKKSRKEFIELKNQLPKFHKESQKLWLEGTRGLSEDVLAREFPKTWSGRSRNYSERGRPQLKAGDYSGAYFLPLGSTTSPIEVVRFAWALLKEWCAKEGVDWTGRLDL; encoded by the coding sequence ATGTCGGTGAACGAACCACCATCCCCCTTCACGGACGACGATACCAACAATTCCCAACGTGCACCCCATCCGCCATTTGCATCCGAGCTCGCTGCACTGGATCGACGACTGAAGCACCTCTCTGAGCAAGTCCTTCCGCTTCATCCCTTCCTCTTGGCCCTTCCCACCAATGCGCCTTTCCGCCTTGGAGGCCGACTCTCCGAAAATTGGGCAATAGGGCATGACAGACCGTTTCGCCCAGAAGAGCAGCAACTCCAGTACATGACCTTCCTGACCCATCAGGACGCAGATTCTCTCCTGGTGGCCGTGGGAGATTGGTCGGACGAAACTGGGAGCATTATGGCAGATCGATCATCTGCCCAAACGACCACAGACAATCCAAAGGACGGTGTGGCGCGAAAGAAGATCAGCCTGAAGGACTACAAGAACCAGAAGACTAGTGGCACAGCTGCCTCCCCCGCAGGTCAGATATCTGGAGACGCAAGCGTGGCGGATCCCGGAGAGATGCAGCCCGCAATTCACGTCGATGTTGTAAAACACGACAATCCGATAGCCTCGCACCAAAAACCATCAAAACCACCTGCACATCATTCAGCAGACCGTGGGAGTCAAAAACGCCCATCGGAGACTCGTGCGGGACATACACAAGCACAGAGAAGCAATAACTCCGAGGTTCACTCCCCAAAGAAGCCACGCCTCTCCCCGGAGAAAGAAGCGCGTCGGGATGCCACCCCTTCCACATCCCACTCCCCCGGGCTTCCAACGCTTCTATCACCTACCCTTCCACCGACTTCAGGCGGCCCCAAGCTTCCACGATTGCTCTCTCCTACTCTTCCGCCGGATATTGAAAAGGAGCTTGCCCAACTTGGGGATCGCCCACCCGTCCGCGACCACTCCCCAAAACCTGAGCCTATTACAAGCGCCAAGCCGAAGCTAGACGATATATCAAAAAGCGGCGGCAGCTCGAGCCACCATACCCTGCATCGCAAGTATCCCAGTCCACATGAGCATTCTAAAGATAACCACCTGCTCGATACAAAGGCCCGTGCTCGCGTCGCTACTTCAAAGCCACAGCGCGTCGTCAAACTGCGGTATGGGAAGTCGAACCGAAAACGGGTGGAAGCCCTCTTGAAGTTTTCCGGCAAACGGAAAACGCATAGTTTGGAATCACCGAGAGGTCAGGACACCGACCGCGATGATGACCTCCaggacaggaagaagaggaaaggagaagatgtcACGTCAACGTCGGCTCGTGGAAATATTTCATCTAGTCGAGCGAAGGGCAAGACAAAGCACGAGACAGACGAGACGATCAATGCTTTAGATGACCACGCAAAGGAACGCAAAGCGTCAACCGAGAAGCCTCGCACTCCCGCTTCTCACCCCTCTCTAAGCTCGTCTGTTTCGTCCGCGCATGACAAGGCCAAGTCAAGTTCGATCACGCCTCTCAAAGACCCTAAAGTTTCTGTCTCTCGCCGCAATGACCCCAGTGAATCAGGCACAAAAGTATCACCAACGCAGCCAGATCGCAGTAACGAGCGCAGAGTCTGGCGAGATGAGTATCAGAAATTTGGAGCGATTGGTCGCGAATTGAAACATGCTGCAGATCGACACAGCACTAGACAGGACGCCACTGCCACCGATGAGAAGCTCGCAGCCGTTACCGCAGTTGAGGCCATTATGTGCTTTATTCTCGCCTTCGTGGCAGATGACCAATCCAAGTCCCTAGCCCGCCAGGTTGGTGACTCCTCGGCCTGGCAATCGATTTTGCCATATTGGCGCGTGGTCAAGAATAAAAGCGCACCTTATCCGGCTCTGTACAGTCTTTCTGTCCTTCTCGGTGCCATCTCTTACGATGCGATCCATTCCCTGGATCTCGAACGTCTCGCTATCATCCCACTCCCTGGAGAGCACACCCCGGTTCCCACGCCAGGAAGCGACGGCAACACCGTTTTATCGGATGAAACCAAGAAAAGCCGAAAGGAATTCATCGAACTGAAGAACCAGCTTCCCAAGTTCCACAAGGAATCCCAGAAGCTGTGGCTTGAGGGTACCCGCGGCCTATCTGAGGATGTTCTCGCTCGCGAGTTTCCCAAAACCTGGTCTGGACGGTCTCGGAACTACTCTGAGCGAGGGAGGCCGCAGCTGAAAGCGGGTGACTATTCCGGTGCATATTTTCTGCCTCTCGGCAGCACGACTTCGCCCATAGAGGTGGTACGCTTTGCCTGGGCGCTTTTGAAGGAATGGTGTGCCAAAGAAGGCGTAGACTGGACCGGGCGTCTCGATCTTTAA
- a CDS encoding uncharacterized protein (ID:PFLUO_006545-T1.cds;~source:funannotate) — MARNIPAVKLNTGAAMPVLGYGSGTAWYKKSGDKEINRDLVESIKTAVKLGYYHLDGAEVYNTEEELGLAIKECGVPREQLFVTTKVNTSIADIPRAIEASLKKLQLDYVDLYLIHAPFFATTESELQTAWAAMEQVKEAGQARSIGVSNFLQGHLETILKTATVTPAVNQIEFHPYLQHGNLVAWQESKGIKTTSYAGLSPIMRVQGGPLDPLLSGLAQKYAVSEAEILLRWVIDQGCVAVTTSGKETRMNSYLRTLTFSLTPKEVEEISEGGRQKHYRAFWNEKFAADDQS, encoded by the exons ATGGCCCGAAACATCCCGGCAGTCAAGCTCAACACTGGTGCCGCCATGCCCGTC CTGGGCTATGGCTCCGGCACAGCCTGGTACAAGAAATCGGGCGACAAAGAGATCAACCGTGACCTGGTCGAGTCAATCAAAACCGCCGTCAAGCTAGGATACTACCACCTCGACGGTGCCGAGGTCTACAACACGGAGGAGGAACTCGGGCTCGCGATCAAGGAATGCGGAGTGCCTCGCGAGCAACTCTTTGTGACGACCAAGGTCAACACCTCCATTGCCGACATTCCCCGGGCGATTGAAGCCAGTCTGAAGAAGCTACAGCTCGACTATGTGGATCT GTACCTGATCCACGCGCCCTTCTTTGCGACGACCGAAAGCGAGCTCCAAACCGCTTGGGCCGCCATGGAGCAAGTGAAAGAGGCCGGACAGGCGCGCTCTATCGGGGTCTCCAATTTCCTGCAAGGCCACTTGGAAACTATATTGAAGACAGCCACAGTCACCCCGGCCGTCAACCAGATCGAGTTCCACCCGTACCTCCAGCACGGCAACCTCGTCGCCTGGCAGGAGAGTAAGGGCATCAAGACCACCAGCTATGCTGGGCTGAGCCCTATCATGCGGGTCCAGGGAGGCCCGCTAGACCCTTTGCTGTCGGGTCTGGCGCAAAAGTATGCTGTCAGCGAAGCAGAGATCCTGCTGCGCTGGGTCATCGACCAGGGGTGTGTGGCCGTCACGACCAGCGGCAAGGAAACGCGCATGAACAGCTACCTGCGGACGCTGACGTTCTCGCTGACGccgaaggaggtggaggagatctcGGAGGGTGGGCGGCAGAAGCACTACCGGGCATTCTGGAACGAGAAGTTTGCCGCGGACGATCAGTCCTGA
- a CDS encoding uncharacterized protein (ID:PFLUO_006546-T1.cds;~source:funannotate) — protein sequence MNSLLHRYMYSPTSLARSRLAQMASHVASPAGVPLADLPKSNVFTSKLPADPAFETPEASHRTPRETLGPRMVKSALFTYVRPEPSDEPELLGVSPKAMQDLGLKPAEEQSTQFKALVAGNEIEWNEEKGGIYPWAQCYGGWQFGQWAGQLGDGTKIRYELQLKGAGKTPYSRFADGKAVLRSSIREYIVSEALSALGVPTTRALSLTLLPNSKVLRERIEPGAIVARFAESWLRIGTFDLLRLRGDRDLIRKLATYVAEDVFGGWETLPAAVSVREGQSAAEIDNPCRGILRDELQTHQGAEENRFARLYREIARRNAKTVAAWQAYGFMNGVLNTDNTSIYGLSLDYGPFAFMDNFDPQYTPNHDDHMLRYSYRNQPSIIWWNLVRLGESLGELLGAGERVDADSFVKDGVTEEMEPEIVQRAEKIIERTGEEFRAVFLNEYKRLMGRRLGLQTQKESDFEALFSEMLDTLEALELDFNHFFRRLSGISLSDVETEEKRAETASVFFHTEGFGGIGYTEESARARIAKWLDGWRTRVLEDWGPGSDGERQKAMKAVNPNFVPRGWILDEVIERVERKGDRDILGRIMQMSLNPFNDEWGLNKEEEERYCGEVPKYKRAMLCSCSS from the exons ATGAACTCGTTGTTGCATCGATACATGTACTCGCCCACCAGCCTGGCTCGCAGTCGACTGGCCCAGATGGCGTCCCATGTCGCCTCCCCCGCGGGCGTCCCCCTGGCGGACCTGCCCAAGTCGAACGTCTTCACTTCTAAACTCCCCGCTGACCCCGCCTTCGAAACGCCCGAGGCCTCGCACAGGACGCCACGGGAGACTCTCGGGCCGCGCATGGTGAAAAGCGCGTTGTTCACCTATGTACGCCCAGAGCCATCCGACgagccggagctgctggGTGTCAGCCCCAAGGCCATGCAGGATCTGGGCTTGAAGCCCGCAGAAGAGCAGTCCACTCAATTCAAGGCACTAGTCGCCGGAAACGAGATCGAATGGAATGAAGAAAAGGGGGGGATCTATCCGTGGGCTCAGTGTTACGGAG GCTGGCAATT CGGCCAATGGGCTGGACAACTTGGGGATGGA ACTAAGATACGCTATGAATTGCAACTCAAGGGCGCGGGCAAAACCCCTTACTCGCGTTTTGCAGATGGCAAGGCCGTGCTGCGATCGAGTATCCGTGAATATATTGTCTCGGAAG CCCTCAGCGCCCTGGGCGTGCCCACCACTCGTGCGCTCTCCCTCACCTTGTTACCTAACTCCAAGGTTTTGAGAGAACGTATCGAACCAGGAGCAATCGTCGCGAGATTCGCCGAGTCCTGGCTACGCATTGGCACCTTCGACCTACTTCGCCTCCGCGGGGATCGTGACTTGATCCGCAAGCTTGCGACATACGTTGCGGAGGACGTTTTCGGGGGTTGGGAGACTCTTCCGGCTGCTGTGTCCGTGCGTGAAGGCCAGTCCGCGGCAGAGATAGATAACCCCTGTCGGGGGATCCTGCGAGATGAGCTCCAAACACACCAAGGCGCCGAGGAGAACCGGTTCGCGCGGCTGTATCGAGAGATCGCCCGACGCAATGCAAAGACGGTGGCTGCGTGGCAGGCGTACGGGTTCATGAATGGAGTCCTGAACACCGATAACACATCCATATACGGACTATCACTCGACTACGGCCCATTTGCCTTCATGGATAATTTTGACCCGCAGTACACGCCGAACCATGATGACCATATGCTGAGATATTCATACCGAAACCAGCCCAGCATTATTTGGTGGAACTTGGTCCGACTTGGTGAATCcctgggcgagctgctgggaGCAGGGGAACGAGTCGATGCTGACAGCTTTGTCAAAGACGGCGtgacggaggagatggaaCCGGAGATCGTCCAACgtgcggagaagatcattgAGCGCACAGGCGAGGAATTTCGAGCAGTGTTTTTGAATGAGTACAAGCGACTGATGGGTCGCCGACTGGGGCTGCAGACACAAAAGGAATCGGACTTCGAGGCCCTATTCTCGGAGATGCTAGACACTCTCGAGGCCTTGGAGCTCGATTTCAATCACTTCTTCCGGCGACTCTCGGGCATTTCGCTGTCGGACGTGGAGACGGAAGAAAAGCGAGCAGAAACCGCCTCTGTTTTCTTCCACACGGAAGGATTCGGGGGTATTGGCTACACGGAAGAGTCTGCAAGAGCTCGCATCGCCAAATGGCTTGATGGCTGGCGCACCCGAGTGTTGGAAGACTGGGGCCCTGGCAGTGATGGGGAAAGACAGAAAGCTATGAAGGCTGTGAATCCCAAT TTTGTGCCGCGAGGATGGatcctcgacgaggtcatcgaaCGCGTTGAGCGCAAAGGGGACCGGGACATTCTGGGGCGAATCATGCAGATGTCTCTGAATCCGTTCAACGATGAATGGGGGCtcaacaaggaagaagaggagcGCTACTGTGGCGAAGTGCCCAAGTACAAGAGAGCCATGCTGTGCAGTTGCAGCTCGTGA
- a CDS encoding uncharacterized protein (ID:PFLUO_006547-T1.cds;~source:funannotate): MDYQTGARGCFNCGEVSHQARDCPKKGTPTCYNCGGQGHVSRECSLPAKEKSCYRCGETGHISRDCTQAGGDSYGGGAQGGQGGGQECYKCGQVGHIARNCSQNYGGYGGGSGGGFGGGRAQTCYSCGGFGHMARDCTHGQKCYNCGEVGHLSRDCPTEARGERVCYKCKQPGHVQAACPN, from the exons ATGGACTACCAGACCGGTGCTCGTGGCTGCTTCAACT GTGGCGAAGTCTCTCACCAG GCTCGCGACTGCCCCAAGAAGGGTACTCCTACTTG CTACAACTGCGGTG GCCAGGGCCACGTTA GCCGCGAGTGCTCCTTGCCCGCCAAGGAGAAGTCCTGCTACCGCTGCGGCGAGACGGGTCACATCTCTCGTGACTGCACCCAGGCCGGCGGTGACAgctacggcggcggcgccCAGGGTGGCCAGGGCGGCGGCCAGGAATGCTACAAGTGCGGTCAGGTCGGACACATTGCGCGCAACTGCAGCCAGAACTACGGTGGCTACGGCGGCGGtagcggcggcggcttcggcggtGGCCGTGCGCAGACTTGCTACTCGTGCGGTGGATTCGGCCACATGGCTCGTGACTGCACTCACGGCCAGAAGTGCTACAACT GCGGCGAGGTTGGTCATCTCTCTCGTGACTGCCCTACCGAGGCCCGGGGTGAGCGCGTCTGCTACAAGTGCAAGCAGCCCGGCCACGTCCAGGCTGCCTGCCCGAACTAG
- a CDS encoding uncharacterized protein (ID:PFLUO_006548-T1.cds;~source:funannotate): protein MLKRRREDPQPSVPPTKRARNAKTGSLDRLSSLSDELLLHILSFLPISSLNVCQSLSRRFNALSGDSELWKRQYYSQWVRPRARRLANSRRTTLAPSKTEYSPKVSTWFDHSHLAEDGRVTNWKRQYRLRHNWSKGACRVTEVEFAEPPCPPMLVKLCAGIVFTADSTYGLRAWTANDPKSCLARASFSDGQSKSSATAPTALAVSQQKDGIEIVVGFVNGCFSLYFWNPQTFHLDLRSSHIGSSGGAITAMASSSPYLLMVSQHKILSLYNLRPTPHAAGSATAAKEPQQLASLRADNIVAPMTLSLRVSPFDITATIVYSFFHIGCGWSLGIQELRLGKDGQQRDSQLATTVDSQYGIQPLQGLPQTRKRRHSTAQYESSASGAPSVPSIIHQQPPTSMSYSHPYLLTSHADNTLTMYLVVSTTNTLFVRGGQRLWGHTSSVSAVQVTNRGKAVSVSSRGDELRIWELEMAVASLNTRRPVEENSIQISAENKPPLPGPVLEANPVGLTAGATRMQGCVGFDEERVVLLREKGIGTPLLECYDFT from the exons ATGTTGAAGCGACGTCGAGAGGATCCCCAACCGAGTGTGCCCCCGACCAAGCGAGCACGCAATGCGAAGACGGGCTCGCTCGACCGCCTCTCATCCTTGAGTGACGAACTTCTGTTGCATATCCTGTCCTTCCTTCCAATATCATCCCTGAATGTCTGCCAAAG TTTATCCCGTCGGTTCAATGCCCTCAGTGGAGACTCGGAGCTCTGGAAAAGACAGTATTACTCTCAGTGGGTGCGACCTCGAGCCCGACGATTGGCAAATTCCCGGCGCACAACTCTGGCTCCTTCCAAGACGGAGTATTCGCCGAAAGTCTCGACGTGGTTCGATCACAGCCACTTAGCAGAGGACGGTAGGGTGACCAACTGGAAGAGACAGTATCGGCTTCGACACAACTGGTCAAAAGGAGCTTGCCGAGTGACCGAAGTCGAATTTGCTGAGCCACCATGCCCTCCCATGCTCGTGAAGCTCTGTGCTGGTATCGTCTTCACGGCCGATTCGACTTATGGACTGCGGGCCTGGACGGCAAACGACCCCAAGTCCTGCCTGGCCAGGGCTTCCTTTTCCGATGGCCAATCCAAGTCATCTGCGACAGCACCGACAGCTCTAGCCGTGAGCCAACAAAAAGATGGAATTGAGATCGTGGTTGGATTTGTAAACGGCTGCTTCAGTCTCTACTTTTGGAACCCTCAGACATTTCATTTGGACTTGCGATCATCTCATATCGGGTCTAGCGGTGGAgccatcaccgccatggcctcatcatcaccataTCTCCTCATGGTTTCTCAACATAAAATTCTATCATTGTACAACTTGCGTCCTACGCCGCATGCCGCAGGTTCGGCCACTGCAGCCAAGGAACCCCAGCAGCTCGCGTCCCTCCGAGCGGATAACATTGTCGCACCAATGACTCTATCTCTTCGGGTCTCGCCGTTCGACATCACCGCCACAATTGTTTATAGCTTCTTCCACAttggctgtggctggtcttTAGGGATTCAAGAGTTGCGTTTGGGCAAAGATGGCCAACAGCGAGATTCACAACTCGCCACGACGGTAGACTCCCAATACGGGATACAGCCATTACAGGGTCTACCACAGACACGAAAACGGCGTCATTCCACGGCCCAGTATGAGTCGTCTGCCTCCGGGGCACCCAGTGTGCCCTCCATAATACACCAGCAACCGCCAACCTCCATGTCTTACTCGCACCCGTACCTGCTGACTTCGCATGCGGACAACACATTGACCATGTATTTGGTAGTGTCGACCACCAACACTCTATTTGTTCGAGGTGGCCAGCGGCTCTGGGGCCACACCTCGTCGGTGTCCGCCGTGCAAGTGACCAACCGCGGGAAGGCCGTGTCGGTCAGCTCTCGAGGGGATGAGCTTCGCATctgggagctggagatggcTGTTGCCTCATTGAATACTCGCCGGCCAGTGGAGGAGAACAGTATTCAGATCAGCGCGGAGAAcaagccgccgctgccagGGCCGGTCCTTGAGGCCAATCCGGTAGGGCTAACTGCCGGGGCGACTCGGATGCAGGGATGTGTCGGATTTGACGAGGAGCGAGTGGTTTTACTTCGCGAGAAAGGGATTGGCACGCCGCTGCTTGAATGCTACGACTTCAcctga